A window of Psychroflexus sp. ALD_RP9 contains these coding sequences:
- a CDS encoding DNA-directed RNA polymerase subunit omega — MKTNIKDSNAPVSTTTINKNAVDAPTNNIYEAISIVSKRSTQINTEMKRELLEKLDEFATYNDSLEEIFENKEQIEVSKFYERLPKPHALALEEWLEDKIYYRHTKESEEI, encoded by the coding sequence ATGAAAACTAATATTAAAGATTCTAACGCTCCCGTATCAACGACAACAATTAATAAAAATGCTGTTGATGCTCCTACCAACAACATATATGAAGCAATTTCAATTGTATCTAAGCGTTCAACCCAAATTAATACGGAGATGAAGCGTGAATTATTGGAAAAATTAGACGAATTTGCAACTTATAACGATAGCTTAGAAGAGATTTTTGAAAATAAAGAGCAAATTGAAGTTTCTAAGTTTTACGAGCGTTTACCTAAGCCACATGCTTTAGCTTTAGAAGAGTGGTTAGAAGATAAAATATACTACCGTCATACTAAAGAAAGCGAAGAGATTTAA
- the coaBC gene encoding bifunctional phosphopantothenoylcysteine decarboxylase/phosphopantothenate--cysteine ligase CoaBC, which produces MHLLSGKKILLGITGGIAAYKSIFLLRLLKKSGAHVKVVTTPKALDFVTPLTLATLSEFPVYHQLQDEDGNWTNHVELGLWADLMVIAPVTANTLAKMAHGNADNLLLTTYLSAKCPVYFAPAMDLDMYKHPSTKASLEKLSGFGNIFIKPGVGELASGLSGEGRMAEPEEILNFISSHLQSQLSLYNKKILITAGPTYESIDPVRFIGNRSSGKMGYALAEAALNLGAEVCLISGPTALQLSHPNLQIIQVESTQEMLDAVKSNFKNQDLAIAAAAVSDFTPVEVNAHKIKKSDQLLNINFKKTPDILSYMGKTKNQQVLIGFALETQDALKYARDKMKRKNTDAILVNTFSETNPVFGSDQNNLYFLSNKEQINLGQHSKQVLAQKIFQLITEKFL; this is translated from the coding sequence ATGCATTTGTTAAGCGGCAAGAAAATATTACTTGGTATTACAGGTGGAATTGCCGCTTATAAATCTATATTCTTACTTCGACTACTTAAAAAATCAGGTGCTCATGTCAAGGTGGTTACAACTCCAAAAGCACTTGATTTTGTTACGCCTTTAACCTTAGCCACACTTTCTGAATTTCCAGTCTACCATCAATTACAAGATGAAGATGGTAATTGGACTAATCATGTAGAACTTGGGCTTTGGGCAGACTTGATGGTAATTGCACCGGTAACAGCTAATACCTTAGCTAAAATGGCCCATGGCAATGCAGACAACTTATTGCTTACAACTTATCTTTCAGCTAAATGTCCAGTGTATTTTGCACCAGCAATGGATTTAGATATGTATAAACATCCAAGTACCAAAGCAAGCTTGGAGAAACTATCTGGTTTTGGCAATATTTTTATAAAGCCTGGCGTGGGTGAATTGGCTAGTGGCTTATCTGGTGAAGGGCGAATGGCTGAACCTGAAGAAATCCTGAATTTTATTTCAAGTCACCTTCAAAGTCAGCTAAGTTTATACAATAAAAAAATCTTGATCACAGCTGGGCCAACCTATGAGTCAATTGACCCTGTTAGGTTTATTGGTAATAGGTCTAGTGGTAAAATGGGTTATGCACTTGCTGAGGCTGCTTTAAATCTAGGAGCTGAAGTCTGTTTAATTTCAGGACCAACTGCTTTACAATTGTCACATCCTAACTTACAAATTATTCAAGTTGAATCAACTCAAGAAATGTTAGATGCAGTTAAAAGCAATTTTAAAAACCAAGATTTGGCTATTGCAGCGGCAGCTGTTTCAGATTTTACACCTGTAGAAGTTAATGCTCATAAAATTAAAAAGTCAGACCAATTATTAAATATTAATTTTAAAAAGACACCTGACATTTTAAGTTATATGGGTAAAACTAAAAATCAGCAAGTTTTAATAGGTTTTGCACTCGAAACACAAGACGCTTTAAAATACGCACGCGATAAAATGAAGCGTAAAAATACTGACGCCATATTAGTGAATACTTTTAGCGAAACCAATCCTGTTTTTGGTTCAGATCAAAATAATTTATACTTCTTGTCTAATAAAGAACAAATAAATTTAGGTCAGCATTCTAAACAAGTGCTTGCACAAAAAATTTTTCAGTTGATTACCGAAAAGTTTTTGTAA
- a CDS encoding DUF4835 family protein — MLNSTKFSFILLALICFSKIKAQEFNAEVVVDAQQTGKNQLTVFKTLEQQLTEFINRNSWSSYQLENHQKINCSFFIIVKSFNNNQFQASLQVQASRPIFGSDKSSPIFNFKDNDLSFTYKEFQVFNYSPNTFENNLVSVISFYLKTILGLDADSFEELSGNSFFEEANQIVNYSQQRGSGWLISGNANSRAALNRDLLSNNFQQFRQAFYGYHRLGLDQFYSDSDSAKSEIVSALNDIQAVNSRRPNSILVRTFFDAKSNEILEIFSNGNPENHEAIKNTLQKMAPIHSRSWRQIKS, encoded by the coding sequence ATGCTTAATTCAACTAAATTTAGCTTTATTTTACTAGCCCTGATTTGTTTTTCAAAAATTAAAGCTCAAGAATTTAATGCTGAAGTTGTTGTCGATGCGCAACAAACTGGCAAAAATCAACTCACGGTTTTTAAGACATTAGAGCAGCAATTAACTGAGTTTATTAATAGAAATTCATGGTCATCTTATCAATTAGAGAACCATCAAAAAATTAATTGTAGTTTTTTTATTATAGTAAAGTCTTTTAATAATAATCAATTTCAAGCCTCTTTACAAGTTCAGGCATCAAGACCTATTTTTGGTAGTGATAAATCTTCACCAATTTTTAATTTTAAAGATAACGATCTTAGCTTTACTTATAAGGAATTTCAAGTTTTTAATTATTCGCCAAACACTTTTGAAAATAATCTAGTTTCAGTTATTTCATTTTATTTAAAAACGATTCTAGGCTTAGATGCCGATAGTTTTGAAGAGCTTAGCGGAAATTCATTTTTTGAAGAAGCTAACCAAATTGTAAATTATTCTCAGCAACGTGGTTCAGGTTGGTTAATTTCAGGAAATGCAAATAGTAGGGCAGCGCTTAATAGGGATTTATTATCTAACAACTTCCAGCAATTTAGGCAAGCTTTTTATGGCTATCACCGTTTAGGTTTAGATCAGTTTTACTCCGATTCAGATTCAGCTAAGTCTGAAATAGTTTCAGCCTTAAATGATATTCAAGCAGTTAATAGTCGTAGGCCAAACTCTATTCTGGTTCGTACGTTTTTTGATGCTAAGTCTAACGAAATACTTGAAATTTTTAGTAATGGCAATCCTGAGAATCATGAAGCCATTAAAAATACGTTGCAAAAAATGGCTCCAATTCATAGTAGATCTTGGCGCCAAATCAAATCTTAA
- the recN gene encoding DNA repair protein RecN, producing the protein MLQKLIIKNYALIEDVQLNLKTGFTAITGETGAGKSILLGAIGLLLGKRADLSAIKNDANKCIIEGEFLIKAYKLKTLFQQLDLDYDAHTIIRREILPSGKSRLFINDTPAKLSQAQELGRHLIDIHSQHDTLSITQQDYQYQVLDAIAKSEKERQDYQVAFQNLNQLKQKLAKLKASQLEAQKNYDYNLFLLEELEALKLETINQAELEQQKHKLDNVEVLQEKLSTAYQLLSNEDLGLTNQLRQLQIELKTATQIDHSLSAVFERVNSSLIELEDIEQEVDKYLETVENDPELKSALEATLNDLHRLQTKHQVEDVSELIKIRNHLQEQVEASQNANLDLDEVNQEIATAELQLKQAAKRLFEKRKSVTELISTSIKKTLSNLGMPETKFSISAQYTGQFNLHGADEFHWLFTANAGHDMQAVSKVASGGELSRITLALKALLSKKQHLPSLIFDEIDTGVSGEIATKMADVMQEMGQRMQVIAITHLPQIASKGNEHFKVFKLKINQTTTSQIKNLTTQERIEELAEMLGGKSSTSAVSHAKSLLHQ; encoded by the coding sequence TTGTTACAAAAGTTAATCATTAAAAATTACGCTTTAATTGAAGATGTTCAATTAAATTTAAAAACTGGTTTTACGGCAATTACAGGAGAAACCGGTGCTGGTAAATCAATTTTACTGGGCGCCATAGGCTTGTTGCTAGGTAAAAGAGCAGACTTATCTGCAATTAAAAATGATGCTAATAAATGCATTATAGAAGGTGAATTTTTAATTAAGGCTTACAAATTAAAGACTTTATTTCAGCAACTCGACCTTGATTACGACGCTCATACAATCATTAGGCGCGAAATTTTACCATCAGGTAAATCACGACTATTTATAAATGACACACCCGCAAAATTATCACAAGCTCAAGAATTAGGCAGGCATCTTATTGATATACATTCACAACACGATACCTTAAGCATCACCCAGCAAGATTATCAATATCAAGTTCTAGATGCAATAGCTAAAAGTGAAAAAGAGCGGCAAGATTACCAAGTTGCCTTCCAAAATTTAAATCAGCTAAAGCAAAAGTTAGCCAAACTCAAAGCTAGTCAATTAGAAGCCCAAAAGAATTATGATTATAATTTATTTTTACTTGAAGAACTTGAGGCGCTAAAATTAGAAACAATTAATCAAGCTGAGCTTGAGCAGCAAAAACATAAATTAGACAATGTAGAAGTTTTGCAAGAAAAACTTTCTACTGCCTACCAATTACTGTCCAATGAAGATCTCGGTCTTACCAATCAGCTACGGCAACTTCAAATAGAACTGAAAACTGCCACTCAAATAGACCATAGTCTATCAGCTGTTTTTGAACGTGTTAATAGTAGTTTAATCGAATTAGAAGATATTGAGCAAGAGGTTGATAAATATCTTGAAACAGTTGAAAATGATCCAGAGTTGAAATCAGCTTTAGAGGCAACTTTAAATGATTTACACAGATTACAAACAAAGCATCAAGTTGAAGATGTTTCAGAGCTGATCAAGATAAGAAACCACTTACAAGAACAAGTTGAAGCGTCTCAAAACGCTAATCTCGACTTAGATGAAGTTAATCAAGAGATTGCCACTGCCGAACTTCAACTGAAACAAGCAGCCAAACGTTTATTTGAAAAACGTAAATCAGTCACTGAGCTAATTTCAACTTCAATTAAAAAAACCTTATCAAACTTAGGAATGCCAGAAACTAAGTTTTCAATTTCAGCTCAATATACAGGACAGTTTAATTTACATGGTGCAGACGAGTTTCATTGGTTATTTACAGCTAATGCGGGTCATGATATGCAAGCTGTTTCAAAAGTTGCTTCGGGTGGAGAACTTTCTAGAATTACATTAGCTTTAAAAGCTCTGTTATCGAAGAAACAGCATTTGCCGAGCTTGATTTTTGACGAAATTGATACTGGCGTTTCAGGTGAAATTGCAACTAAAATGGCTGATGTTATGCAGGAAATGGGACAACGAATGCAAGTTATTGCAATTACGCATTTACCACAAATTGCATCAAAAGGTAATGAACACTTTAAAGTGTTTAAATTAAAAATCAATCAAACGACAACATCACAGATTAAAAATTTAACTACTCAGGAGCGCATTGAAGAACTCGCTGAAATGCTTGGTGGAAAATCTTCAACTTCAGCAGTTTCACATGCAAAATCTTTATTACATCAATAA
- a CDS encoding enoyl-ACP reductase, with protein sequence MAYNLLKGKRGIIFGALDENSIAWKTAERVHEEGGTFVLTNAPIAMRMGSIKQLAEKTNAEIIPADATNLEDLEKLVEESIEILGGKIDFVLHSIGMSINVRKGRAYTDQNYDWTHKGIDVSAMSFHRVMQTLHKKDAMNEWGSIVALTYMAAQRVFPDYNDMADNKAYLESVARSFGYFFGKDRKVRVNTISQSPTPTTAGKGVKGFDAFINYAEKMSPLGNATALECADYTVTLFSDLTKKVTLQNLFHDGGFSNVGVSQEVIEKFE encoded by the coding sequence ATGGCTTACAATTTATTAAAGGGTAAACGCGGAATTATTTTTGGCGCACTCGATGAAAACTCGATAGCATGGAAAACCGCTGAACGCGTTCATGAAGAAGGCGGAACATTTGTACTTACTAATGCGCCGATTGCCATGAGAATGGGCTCTATAAAGCAACTCGCAGAAAAAACTAACGCAGAAATAATTCCAGCTGATGCTACTAATCTTGAAGATTTAGAAAAATTAGTTGAAGAATCGATAGAGATACTTGGTGGCAAAATTGATTTTGTATTACATTCTATAGGCATGTCTATTAACGTAAGAAAAGGTAGAGCCTACACCGACCAAAATTATGATTGGACGCATAAGGGCATAGATGTTTCTGCTATGTCGTTTCATCGTGTTATGCAAACCTTACATAAAAAGGACGCGATGAATGAATGGGGAAGCATAGTTGCTTTAACTTATATGGCAGCACAACGCGTCTTTCCTGATTATAACGATATGGCCGATAATAAAGCTTACTTAGAGTCAGTTGCAAGAAGTTTTGGCTATTTCTTTGGTAAAGATCGTAAGGTTCGTGTTAACACGATATCTCAGTCACCAACACCTACCACTGCTGGTAAAGGCGTTAAGGGTTTTGATGCTTTTATAAACTATGCAGAGAAAATGTCGCCATTAGGCAATGCAACTGCATTAGAATGTGCTGATTACACGGTAACTCTATTTTCAGACCTAACTAAAAAAGTAACTTTACAAAATTTATTTCACGATGGTGGATTTTCTAATGTTGGTGTTAGTCAAGAAGTCATTGAAAAATTTGAATAG
- a CDS encoding fibronectin type III domain-containing protein: MKRITILFALFFAFSWQSEAQILVSENFDSGTPTDWTDTYSNTATAACAGNSERSNIWSSNTTGNLTTPNYVGGSNGTDLAISFDYKIVEYNFSNPTTPQGAGWGTAELQYSTDDGANWVTILTIDDSNHTVSADCANVSATIAAADLPAGTDVKLQIANTWAAGDYYFYVDNFEANQQVNCVLPEATSTLVEDCANGEFSIDVDITDLGDSAILSLTNDAGVASTDVTATGVVTVGPFPAGTPVNLTLEHESDTDCNVDLGSFVDTCPPANDTCAGATPLTITTDDTQLTTFISASATEEPIELVDCDGFGNYGVWYSFVAPSSTLKFISGTNDPGITIFEGPDCANLTEITANCLNNFDGDITGLTAGNTYYAMVWDDSQEASPSDFALYYETCPAPSDLDATNLTDDSADLTWAAGDAETEWEIVWGPSGFDPETEGTTVSDNDGTLGVSLSGLNAETSYEFYVTAVCGASDESTQVGPFEFTTACSALLAPYVEDFESFTVSSSAFSNENCWTATSTAYLWELTDDTDTSSSGTGPAAGVSDGNYFFTEATSGSEGDVIDLVSPSIDLSNLNTPALYFDYHMFGVNMGTLEVVVDNGTTTATVFTLTGQQQTTEDDPFISQTVALDNYAGETVQIIFRATKGSGFESDMAIDNFELNEAPSCFPATDLAVSTITGDSAELTFTGNNGGNAAHIWAVYAQGADAQSVPPLFNGQALAGETSASITGLDPLTAYDVYVLANCGSSQSSLAGPVTFTTTEACAAPTELVVSQISASTAEISWTASNTEDSGYEWVVMVDGEDPLDTANTPAASGTTAAGETMASVSGLSDNSAYDVYVRSICSPEPDPSDYLGPESFVTACLAFTPDYTESFDTFTPDCWEEAGSGDPTTGPSDLGSGLWSADGFLNNGTTGAARINLYTDNREDWLISPSFDMSAGGYELVYSVGLTDFANSNAPEGAGMGSDDEVQVLISEDNGATWTALATYNQSDYPSETGEIEIFDLSAYTGTVKFAFWATDGSVDDTEDYDFFIDEFKVRTPLTCSEITGVSVSNVTNNSADITWDDNIDATAGYNWYVYESGADITSATEVDSGSTAAGVATATTSLLEPLTSYDVYVEGNCDANGLSPLAGPVSIFTQGPGNCSSTGSYSYDNNETSASALGFIADTPGDYISLTFTAGSTETCCDDWFITDAADGSGNVIATGAGSIVGTYESSTGEISFYVESDGSVTGTAFEYEVDCYPAPTCVAPNDIAVANITTTTADFSWTDNVDATNGYIWYIFDAGADTDTANPIDTNILAAGTETLPLTGLDPNTSYDFYIQSDCDTDGQSALEGPLNFTTLAVPPANDDICNAIALNVGDAGVADEYTNVGATVETDEPAGACYVGGAQKTVWFTFVAPNSGDVTISTDIGGTLTDTEIALFAAPTDCADTSTFSPAIDCDQDSGDVVGSGWTSIISNDQLTGGETYYVQVSGYNDADGTFGIEVTDNATTSNTDFFSSANFSYYPNPVENNFTIESRTQVDEVVVYNMLGQEVKSLSPKSNTVDMNFNNVQAGVYLVKATIEGQTQTFRIIKK; this comes from the coding sequence ATGAAAAGAATTACAATTTTGTTTGCTTTATTCTTTGCCTTTTCCTGGCAAAGCGAAGCACAAATTTTAGTTTCTGAAAATTTCGATTCAGGAACACCAACTGATTGGACCGATACCTATTCGAATACAGCTACCGCTGCATGTGCAGGTAATTCGGAAAGATCTAACATTTGGAGTTCTAACACTACAGGTAATTTGACTACGCCTAATTATGTTGGTGGTTCTAATGGGACGGATTTAGCAATTAGTTTCGACTACAAAATAGTTGAATACAACTTTTCGAATCCAACAACACCACAAGGTGCTGGTTGGGGTACTGCAGAATTGCAATACTCAACTGATGATGGTGCAAATTGGGTGACAATACTTACAATAGATGATAGTAACCATACAGTTTCAGCAGATTGTGCAAATGTTTCCGCAACTATTGCTGCAGCTGATTTGCCAGCAGGAACAGATGTAAAATTACAAATAGCAAACACTTGGGCAGCTGGTGATTACTACTTTTATGTAGATAATTTCGAAGCAAACCAGCAAGTTAATTGTGTGCTACCAGAAGCAACTTCAACTCTTGTTGAAGATTGTGCCAATGGTGAGTTTTCAATTGACGTAGACATTACTGATTTAGGTGACTCAGCTATTTTAAGCCTTACTAACGATGCAGGTGTGGCAAGTACTGATGTTACTGCGACAGGTGTAGTTACGGTTGGACCATTTCCAGCTGGTACACCAGTTAACCTAACTTTAGAGCATGAGTCTGACACAGATTGTAATGTTGATTTAGGGTCGTTTGTAGATACTTGTCCGCCAGCAAACGATACTTGTGCTGGTGCTACACCTTTAACTATTACAACTGATGATACTCAATTGACAACCTTTATATCTGCTAGCGCAACAGAAGAACCAATCGAATTGGTAGATTGTGATGGCTTTGGTAATTATGGGGTTTGGTACTCTTTTGTAGCACCTTCTTCAACCCTAAAATTTATCTCAGGTACAAATGATCCTGGAATAACAATTTTCGAAGGTCCAGATTGTGCTAATTTAACTGAAATTACGGCGAATTGTTTAAACAATTTCGATGGTGATATTACAGGATTGACCGCTGGTAATACATATTACGCAATGGTTTGGGATGACTCACAGGAAGCTTCACCTTCTGATTTTGCACTTTATTATGAAACTTGTCCAGCTCCTTCTGACTTAGATGCAACTAATTTAACAGATGATTCTGCAGACCTTACTTGGGCTGCTGGTGATGCTGAAACAGAATGGGAAATAGTTTGGGGACCATCTGGTTTTGATCCAGAAACTGAAGGTACAACCGTATCTGATAATGACGGAACACTCGGTGTTAGTTTATCAGGTTTAAATGCTGAAACTTCTTATGAATTTTACGTGACGGCTGTTTGTGGTGCTAGTGATGAAAGTACACAAGTTGGTCCATTTGAATTTACAACAGCATGTTCTGCTCTTCTAGCTCCATATGTTGAGGACTTTGAAAGTTTTACAGTTTCAAGTTCTGCTTTTAGTAATGAAAACTGTTGGACTGCCACAAGTACAGCATATCTTTGGGAGCTTACAGATGATACAGATACATCATCAAGCGGAACAGGTCCAGCAGCTGGAGTAAGTGATGGTAACTATTTCTTTACTGAGGCAACTTCTGGTAGTGAAGGAGATGTTATTGATTTGGTTTCGCCATCTATCGATTTATCAAACTTAAACACGCCAGCACTTTATTTTGATTATCATATGTTTGGTGTAAATATGGGAACTTTAGAAGTGGTTGTAGATAATGGTACAACAACTGCAACGGTATTTACATTGACTGGTCAACAGCAAACTACTGAAGATGATCCTTTCATTTCTCAAACAGTTGCACTAGACAATTATGCAGGAGAGACTGTTCAAATCATTTTCAGAGCGACTAAAGGTTCAGGTTTCGAAAGTGATATGGCTATCGATAATTTTGAGCTTAACGAGGCGCCTTCATGCTTTCCTGCAACTGATTTAGCTGTTAGTACCATCACTGGAGATAGCGCAGAGTTAACTTTTACAGGAAATAATGGTGGTAATGCAGCACATATTTGGGCTGTTTATGCACAAGGTGCAGATGCACAAAGCGTTCCGCCTTTATTTAATGGTCAAGCCTTAGCTGGAGAAACTTCAGCATCTATCACAGGTTTAGATCCTTTAACTGCTTATGATGTTTATGTATTAGCTAATTGTGGTAGTAGCCAAAGTTCTTTAGCTGGTCCAGTAACTTTCACAACAACTGAAGCTTGTGCTGCTCCAACAGAACTTGTTGTGAGCCAAATTTCAGCTTCTACAGCTGAGATTTCTTGGACAGCTTCAAATACTGAAGATTCTGGTTACGAGTGGGTTGTTATGGTTGACGGTGAAGATCCATTAGACACAGCTAATACACCAGCTGCATCAGGAACTACAGCTGCTGGTGAAACAATGGCTTCTGTAAGTGGTCTTTCAGATAATTCAGCTTATGATGTTTATGTTCGTTCTATTTGTAGTCCTGAACCAGATCCTAGCGATTACTTAGGACCAGAATCTTTTGTAACTGCTTGTTTAGCATTCACACCTGATTATACAGAATCTTTTGATACGTTTACTCCTGATTGCTGGGAAGAAGCAGGAAGTGGAGACCCAACAACAGGTCCATCTGATTTAGGTAGTGGATTATGGTCAGCTGACGGCTTCTTAAATAATGGTACTACTGGTGCAGCTCGTATTAATCTATATACAGATAATAGAGAAGATTGGTTAATTTCACCAAGTTTTGATATGTCAGCGGGTGGTTACGAGCTTGTTTATAGTGTAGGGTTAACAGATTTCGCAAACTCAAATGCACCTGAAGGTGCTGGTATGGGGTCTGATGATGAAGTACAGGTATTAATTTCAGAAGATAATGGTGCCACTTGGACTGCTCTTGCAACTTACAATCAGTCTGATTATCCAAGTGAAACCGGAGAGATTGAAATTTTTGACCTTTCAGCTTATACAGGAACTGTTAAGTTTGCATTTTGGGCAACGGACGGTAGTGTAGATGATACTGAAGATTATGATTTCTTTATAGACGAATTTAAAGTAAGAACACCATTAACATGTTCTGAAATCACTGGTGTATCAGTTTCTAATGTTACAAATAATTCTGCTGATATCACTTGGGATGACAATATAGATGCTACAGCTGGTTACAACTGGTATGTATATGAATCTGGTGCTGATATTACTTCTGCTACAGAGGTTGATTCAGGCTCAACTGCTGCTGGTGTAGCAACAGCTACAACAAGTTTATTAGAGCCTCTTACTAGTTATGATGTTTATGTTGAAGGAAATTGTGATGCTAATGGCTTGAGTCCACTTGCTGGACCTGTGAGCATATTTACTCAAGGACCTGGAAATTGTTCATCTACTGGTTCATATTCTTATGACAATAATGAAACATCTGCTAGTGCTTTAGGTTTCATAGCTGATACACCAGGCGATTATATTAGCTTAACATTTACTGCAGGCTCTACTGAAACTTGTTGTGATGATTGGTTTATAACAGATGCAGCTGACGGCTCAGGTAACGTGATTGCGACAGGTGCCGGTTCTATTGTGGGCACCTATGAGTCTTCAACTGGTGAAATTTCGTTCTATGTTGAGTCGGATGGTTCAGTTACTGGAACTGCGTTTGAGTATGAAGTTGATTGTTATCCAGCTCCAACATGTGTTGCTCCAAATGATATTGCAGTAGCAAATATAACAACTACAACTGCTGATTTTTCTTGGACAGATAATGTAGATGCAACTAATGGTTATATTTGGTATATTTTTGATGCAGGTGCTGATACTGATACAGCAAATCCAATCGATACTAATATCTTAGCTGCAGGTACTGAAACATTACCTTTAACAGGTTTAGATCCAAATACTTCTTATGACTTCTATATTCAGTCTGATTGTGATACAGATGGTCAGAGTGCTTTAGAAGGTCCTTTAAACTTTACTACTTTAGCAGTTCCACCTGCCAACGATGATATTTGTAATGCTATTGCATTAAATGTTGGTGATGCAGGTGTTGCCGATGAGTATACGAATGTTGGTGCAACCGTAGAAACTGATGAACCTGCTGGTGCTTGTTATGTCGGTGGTGCTCAAAAAACTGTTTGGTTTACATTTGTAGCGCCAAATTCAGGTGATGTAACCATTTCAACTGATATTGGTGGCACTTTAACAGACACTGAAATAGCTCTATTTGCTGCGCCAACTGATTGTGCTGATACTTCGACATTTAGTCCTGCCATTGATTGCGATCAGGATAGTGGTGATGTTGTTGGAAGCGGTTGGACTTCAATTATATCTAATGACCAACTTACTGGAGGTGAGACTTATTATGTTCAGGTAAGTGGTTACAATGATGCCGATGGGACATTTGGTATTGAAGTGACTGATAATGCGACGACATCTAATACAGACTTCTTTAGTAGTGCTAACTTTAGCTACTATCCAAACCCAGTAGAAAATAACTTTACTATTGAGTCAAGAACTCAAGTTGATGAAGTTGTTGTTTATAACATGTTAGGTCAAGAAGTGAAGTCACTTTCACCAAAATCTAACACTGTCGATATGAACTTTAATAACGTTCAAGCTGGTGTTTATTTAGTTAAAGCAACTATTGAAGGTCAAACACAAACATTTAGAATTATTAAAAAATAA
- a CDS encoding glycosyltransferase — MSRTYAFIIPVYNRPQEIKELLMSFLTLRTSLKFEILIIEDGSTLTSKDIVNEFSSKLNINYHFKPNSGPGDSRNFGMSKSSADYFIILDSDVILPPHYLSAVDAALNIHYFDCYGGPDQSHQDFSITQKAIDFSMTSFLTTGGIRGNKHSQTSSYEPRSFNIGISREAFLASGGFGKIHPGEDPDLSIRLKNLDFNLGFIPKAFVYHKRRIDFRKFYQQVSKFGAVRPILIKWHPKTFKITFLFPSLFCLGLLISFILLPLSLSLLILYGTYLLLIFLSSLFKYRSFKVAMLTIVAVLVQFFGYGIAFLKSFVHILVLNKNPQKVYPNLFFK, encoded by the coding sequence ATGAGTAGAACTTATGCGTTTATCATTCCTGTTTATAATCGGCCTCAGGAGATTAAAGAGCTGTTAATGAGTTTTTTAACACTTAGGACTTCATTGAAATTTGAAATTTTAATTATTGAAGACGGCTCAACCTTAACTTCAAAAGACATTGTAAATGAATTTAGCTCTAAATTGAATATAAATTATCATTTTAAACCTAATTCTGGTCCAGGTGATTCTAGAAATTTTGGAATGTCTAAGTCAAGTGCTGATTACTTTATTATTCTTGATAGTGATGTGATTTTGCCACCACACTATTTGTCAGCTGTTGATGCTGCTCTAAACATTCATTATTTTGACTGCTATGGTGGTCCAGATCAATCTCATCAAGACTTTTCGATTACTCAAAAAGCAATTGATTTTTCTATGACATCATTTTTGACAACAGGTGGCATTAGAGGAAACAAGCATAGCCAAACATCATCTTACGAACCACGAAGTTTTAATATAGGAATCTCTCGTGAGGCTTTTTTAGCCTCAGGAGGTTTTGGTAAAATTCACCCTGGTGAAGATCCAGATTTATCTATTCGTTTAAAAAATTTAGATTTTAATTTAGGTTTTATTCCTAAAGCATTTGTTTATCATAAACGCCGAATTGATTTTAGAAAATTTTATCAACAAGTTTCTAAATTTGGAGCAGTTCGTCCAATTTTAATAAAATGGCATCCAAAAACTTTTAAAATTACTTTTCTTTTTCCTAGTTTATTCTGTTTAGGCTTATTGATTAGCTTTATACTTTTACCACTAAGTTTAAGTTTATTAATCTTATACGGTACATATCTTTTACTTATTTTTTTATCATCTTTGTTTAAATATCGTTCTTTTAAAGTTGCTATGTTGACAATTGTTGCTGTATTAGTTCAATTTTTTGGCTATGGTATAGCTTTTCTCAAAAGTTTTGTTCATATTTTAGTATTAAATAAAAACCCTCAAAAAGTTTATCCAAACTTGTTCTTTAAATGA